In Alloyangia pacifica, the following proteins share a genomic window:
- a CDS encoding LacI family DNA-binding transcriptional regulator, which translates to MADGRKWVTMGDVAARAGVGKITVSRALRTPSKVSPATLRKVQAAVDELGYVLDETAGALSSQRSRVVGALVSTLEEAVFAATVRGLTEGLAKGGLQLMLSTTQYDPEAEAALLPTMLGRRPEALVLTSDDHTEAAHRMLSRSGLPVLELWELPKQPVHAAVGFSNRAAGAALTRHMVETGRHRVAFLGLDRQHDRRARLRMEGYRDCAGHLASERVVAVKARPGAVGPDYGAEGLAEILRRWPDTEAVVCVSDMVAMGALCEARRRGLDVPGRLAISGFGDFDMAQDSALALTTIHIDGAAIGRRAAELILAGDIPRGLREDMGFSLVRRATT; encoded by the coding sequence ATGGCAGACGGCAGGAAATGGGTGACGATGGGCGACGTGGCCGCCCGCGCCGGGGTCGGCAAGATCACCGTGAGCCGCGCCCTGCGCACCCCCTCCAAGGTCAGCCCCGCCACGCTGCGCAAGGTGCAGGCGGCGGTCGACGAGCTTGGCTATGTGCTCGACGAGACGGCGGGCGCGCTCAGCTCCCAGCGCTCGCGGGTGGTGGGGGCGCTGGTCTCGACGCTGGAAGAGGCCGTGTTTGCCGCAACCGTGCGCGGCCTCACCGAGGGACTGGCGAAGGGCGGGCTGCAGCTGATGCTCTCGACCACTCAATACGACCCCGAGGCCGAGGCGGCGCTGCTGCCGACGATGCTCGGCCGACGTCCCGAGGCGCTGGTGCTCACCTCGGACGATCACACCGAGGCGGCGCACCGGATGCTGTCCCGGTCCGGCCTGCCGGTGCTCGAGCTTTGGGAATTGCCGAAGCAGCCGGTGCATGCGGCGGTGGGCTTTTCCAATCGCGCCGCCGGGGCCGCGCTGACCCGCCACATGGTCGAGACCGGGCGGCACCGCGTCGCCTTCCTCGGGCTGGACCGGCAGCACGACCGACGCGCCCGGCTGCGCATGGAGGGCTACCGCGACTGCGCCGGGCACCTGGCCTCAGAGCGCGTGGTCGCGGTGAAGGCCCGGCCCGGGGCTGTGGGCCCGGACTACGGCGCCGAGGGCCTGGCAGAGATCCTGCGCCGCTGGCCCGACACCGAGGCGGTGGTCTGTGTCAGCGACATGGTGGCCATGGGCGCGCTCTGCGAGGCGCGGCGGCGCGGGCTCGACGTGCCCGGGCGGCTGGCGATCTCGGGCTTCGGTGATTTCGACATGGCGCAGGACTCGGCGCTGGCGCTGACCACGATCCACATCGACGGCGCCGCCATTGGCCGCCGTGCCGCCGAGCTGATCCTCGCCGGGGACATTCCCCGTGGCCTGCGCGAGGACATGGGGTTCAGCCTGGTCCGCCGCGCCACGACCTGA
- a CDS encoding AzlD domain-containing protein — MIDDATFWTLTILLGIGTFLIRFSFLGFFGRRQLPDWFVLHLKYVGVGVLPAMVTPLVLWPQASGGETEPARIIAALVTFLVALRLSVTGALVAGMGTLYLMQALL; from the coding sequence ATGATCGACGATGCAACCTTCTGGACGCTGACCATCCTGCTTGGCATCGGCACGTTCCTGATCCGCTTTTCCTTCCTCGGCTTCTTCGGACGCCGGCAGTTGCCGGACTGGTTCGTGCTGCACCTCAAGTACGTCGGCGTCGGCGTGCTGCCCGCCATGGTGACACCCCTGGTGCTCTGGCCTCAGGCCTCGGGCGGCGAGACCGAGCCGGCGCGGATCATCGCCGCGCTGGTCACCTTCCTCGTGGCGCTGCGCCTGTCGGTGACCGGCGCGCTGGTGGCCGGGATGGGCACGCTCTACCTGATGCAGGCGCTGCTTTGA
- a CDS encoding AzlC family ABC transporter permease, whose protein sequence is MTRAAFWQGYRDCAPFVTVVVPFSLLFGVVARDAGLDILQVMTMSVLVIAGASQFTALALLQEHAPVFVALTAALAVNLRMALYSAALVPHVGHAPLGMRALMAYLMVDQAYAVAVKTYEEKPGMSREERVAYYFGVMALICPFWYGCTLLGAVIGTAIPASLHLDFAAPVCFIAITAPLLRTLPHMLAAAVSVVCAILFAGFPAGLGLIAAALVAMLVGAQTELALRRRAARRASGGRA, encoded by the coding sequence ATGACCCGCGCCGCCTTTTGGCAGGGCTATCGCGACTGCGCGCCCTTCGTCACCGTGGTCGTGCCCTTTTCGCTTCTTTTCGGAGTCGTCGCCCGCGACGCCGGGCTCGACATCCTGCAGGTCATGACCATGTCGGTGCTGGTGATCGCCGGCGCCTCGCAGTTCACCGCTCTGGCGCTGCTGCAAGAACATGCGCCGGTCTTCGTCGCGCTCACCGCCGCCTTGGCCGTCAACCTGCGCATGGCGCTCTACTCGGCGGCGCTGGTGCCGCACGTGGGCCACGCGCCGCTCGGGATGCGGGCGTTGATGGCCTATCTGATGGTCGACCAGGCCTATGCCGTGGCGGTCAAGACCTACGAGGAAAAGCCCGGCATGAGCCGCGAGGAGCGGGTCGCCTACTACTTCGGCGTGATGGCCCTGATTTGCCCGTTCTGGTACGGTTGCACGCTGCTCGGCGCAGTGATCGGCACAGCGATTCCGGCTTCGCTGCACCTCGATTTCGCCGCCCCCGTCTGCTTCATCGCCATCACTGCGCCGCTGCTGCGGACGCTGCCGCACATGCTGGCCGCCGCGGTCTCGGTGGTCTGCGCGATTCTCTTTGCGGGCTTTCCGGCCGGGCTCGGGCTGATCGCGGCGGCGCTGGTGGCGATGCTGGTCGGCGCGCAAACAGAGCTGGCGCTGCGCCGCAGGGCCGCGCGGCGCGCCTCGGGAGGACGGGCATGA
- a CDS encoding IlvD/Edd family dehydratase: MSDTRANKRFRSQEWFDNPNNPGMTALYVERYQNQEYTREELQGEKPVIGIANSGSDIAPCNKIHVFLMDRIKAGIREAGGIPMEFPVHPIQETGKRPTAALDRNLSYLGLVEVLHGYPIDGVVLTTGCDKTTPAMLMGAATVDIPAIALNGGPMLDGWWKGKRAGSGTIVWESRRLLSEGKIDYEEFMSRVCSSAPSLGHCNTMGTASTMNAMAEALGMSLTGNSAIPAPFRERMAMAYQTGKRIVEMVYEDLKPSDILTREAFENAIVVNGAIGGSTNAPPHLQAVARHAGVDLNVKDWETIGFDVPLLVNMQPAGEYLGESFFRAGGVPAVMEELRKAGRIHEGAMTATGKTMGENVTGLGSQDTDVIKTYDAPMRANAGFKVLSGNLFDSALMKTSVISADFQKRFLSEPGKEGILEARAIVFEGPEDYHDRINDPDLKIDEHCILFIRNVGCVGYPGSAEVVNMQPPDALIRQGINHMPTVGDGRQSGTSESPSILNASPEAVVGGGLAYLQTGDMVRLDLNASTMNALVEDAEWEKRKADWTPPEIVNQTPWQEIYRKNVGQLSDGGCLELATAYQKVARSLPRDNH, from the coding sequence GTGTCCGACACACGCGCCAACAAACGATTCCGCTCGCAGGAGTGGTTCGACAACCCCAACAATCCCGGCATGACCGCGCTCTATGTCGAGCGTTATCAGAACCAGGAATACACCCGCGAAGAACTGCAGGGCGAGAAGCCGGTCATCGGCATCGCCAACAGCGGCTCGGACATCGCGCCCTGCAACAAGATCCACGTCTTCCTGATGGACCGGATCAAGGCGGGCATCCGCGAGGCGGGCGGTATTCCAATGGAATTCCCGGTCCACCCGATTCAGGAGACCGGCAAGCGGCCCACCGCGGCGCTCGACCGGAACCTGTCGTATCTCGGCCTCGTCGAGGTGCTGCACGGCTACCCGATCGACGGCGTGGTGCTGACCACCGGCTGCGACAAGACCACCCCCGCCATGCTGATGGGCGCGGCGACGGTCGACATCCCGGCCATCGCGCTCAACGGCGGGCCGATGCTCGACGGCTGGTGGAAGGGCAAGCGCGCCGGCTCCGGCACCATCGTCTGGGAATCGCGCCGGCTGCTGTCCGAGGGCAAGATCGACTACGAAGAGTTCATGTCGCGGGTCTGCTCCTCGGCGCCGTCGCTGGGGCATTGCAACACCATGGGCACCGCCTCGACGATGAACGCAATGGCCGAGGCGCTCGGCATGTCGCTCACCGGCAACTCGGCCATTCCCGCTCCGTTCCGCGAGCGCATGGCGATGGCCTACCAGACCGGCAAGCGCATCGTGGAAATGGTCTACGAGGATCTCAAACCCTCCGACATCCTGACCCGCGAGGCCTTCGAGAACGCGATCGTCGTCAACGGCGCCATCGGCGGCTCGACCAACGCCCCGCCGCACCTGCAGGCCGTCGCCCGTCACGCCGGGGTCGATCTGAACGTCAAGGACTGGGAGACCATCGGCTTCGACGTGCCGCTGCTGGTCAACATGCAGCCGGCCGGTGAATATCTCGGCGAGAGCTTCTTCCGTGCCGGCGGCGTGCCCGCGGTGATGGAAGAGCTGCGCAAGGCAGGGCGCATCCATGAGGGCGCGATGACCGCCACCGGCAAAACCATGGGTGAGAACGTCACCGGACTGGGCAGCCAGGACACCGACGTGATCAAGACCTACGACGCGCCGATGCGGGCCAATGCCGGCTTTAAGGTGCTCTCGGGCAACCTCTTCGATTCGGCGCTGATGAAGACCTCGGTGATCTCCGCCGACTTCCAGAAGCGCTTCCTGTCGGAGCCGGGCAAGGAGGGCATCCTCGAGGCCCGCGCCATCGTCTTCGAGGGGCCGGAGGATTACCACGACCGGATCAACGATCCCGATCTGAAGATCGACGAGCATTGCATCCTCTTCATCCGCAACGTCGGCTGCGTCGGCTATCCCGGCTCGGCCGAGGTGGTGAACATGCAGCCGCCGGATGCGCTGATCCGGCAGGGCATCAACCACATGCCGACGGTGGGGGATGGGCGCCAATCCGGCACCTCGGAAAGCCCCTCGATCCTCAACGCCTCGCCCGAGGCGGTGGTCGGCGGCGGGCTCGCCTATCTGCAGACCGGCGACATGGTCCGGCTTGATCTCAACGCCAGCACGATGAACGCGCTGGTTGAGGACGCCGAGTGGGAGAAGCGCAAGGCCGACTGGACCCCGCCCGAGATCGTCAACCAGACGCCCTGGCAGGAGATCTACCGCAAGAACGTGGGCCAGCTTTCCGACGGCGGCTGCCTCGAACTGGCGACGGCGTACCAGAAGGTCGCCCGCAGCCTGCCCCGCGACAACCACTGA
- a CDS encoding SDR family oxidoreductase, giving the protein MQSIIITGAGSGIGRLTAKAFLDAGWKVGLVGRREAPLEETAGGNPNALVLPFDVADPEAVEAGFDKAMAEWGRIDALFNNAGVGLKGAMIDEIPAEEWIKLSSINITGMFLCARAAFGRMRRQDPQGGRIINNGSVSAHVPRWGSAPYTTSKHAVTGLTRSLSLDGRAFNIACGQIDIGNALTDMAQAMTQGVPQADGSIAVEPVMDAAHVASTVLHMATLPLEANVQFVTVMAPGMPYIGRG; this is encoded by the coding sequence ATGCAGAGCATCATCATCACCGGTGCGGGCAGCGGCATCGGCCGGCTGACCGCGAAGGCCTTTCTCGACGCGGGCTGGAAGGTCGGCCTTGTCGGCCGCCGCGAGGCGCCGCTGGAAGAGACCGCGGGGGGCAACCCCAATGCGCTGGTCCTGCCCTTCGACGTTGCCGATCCCGAGGCTGTTGAGGCCGGGTTCGACAAGGCAATGGCCGAGTGGGGCCGCATCGACGCGCTCTTCAACAACGCGGGTGTCGGCCTCAAAGGCGCGATGATCGACGAGATCCCGGCCGAGGAGTGGATCAAGCTCAGCTCGATCAACATCACCGGCATGTTCCTCTGCGCCCGTGCCGCCTTTGGCCGGATGCGCCGCCAGGACCCGCAGGGCGGCCGGATCATCAACAACGGTTCGGTCTCGGCGCATGTGCCGCGCTGGGGCTCGGCGCCCTACACCACCTCCAAGCACGCGGTGACGGGTCTCACCCGGTCGCTGTCGCTGGACGGGCGCGCCTTCAACATCGCCTGCGGCCAGATCGACATCGGCAACGCGTTGACCGACATGGCGCAGGCGATGACCCAGGGCGTGCCGCAGGCCGACGGATCGATCGCCGTGGAGCCGGTGATGGACGCGGCGCATGTGGCCAGCACGGTCCTGCACATGGCGACGCTGCCGCTTGAGGCGAATGTGCAGTTCGTCACCGTCATGGCGCCCGGAATGCCCTATATCGGCCGCGGCTGA
- a CDS encoding SDR family NAD(P)-dependent oxidoreductase gives MPKTLVTGAAGFIGFHLCKRLLAEGHEVVGLDAVTDYYDTALKRARVALLEGEGFSFVEGRVETGGLLLGLFENHRFDYVYHLAAQAGVRHSIEKPREYLDSNITGTFELLEAARAYPPRHMLIASTSSAYGSNTEMPYLETMKTDHQMSFYAATKKATESMAHSYAHLYDLPTTMFRFFTVYGPWGRPDMALFKFTKAILEGAPIDVYNHGDMMRDFTFVDDLVAALHRLAPVAPQRGAPAGPEDSLSPVAPWRVVNIGNGSPVKLGEFIEAIEAATGLPAKRNLLPMQPGDVPATWAGTTLLARLAGESQYTPVGEGVRRFVEWYRGYYGV, from the coding sequence ATGCCCAAGACACTCGTGACCGGCGCAGCCGGTTTCATCGGTTTCCATCTTTGCAAACGCCTGCTTGCCGAGGGCCACGAGGTCGTCGGCCTCGACGCGGTGACGGATTACTACGACACGGCGCTGAAACGGGCGCGGGTGGCGTTGCTCGAGGGCGAGGGTTTCAGTTTTGTGGAGGGGCGGGTCGAAACCGGCGGGCTGCTGCTGGGCCTCTTCGAAAATCACCGTTTCGACTACGTGTACCACCTCGCGGCGCAGGCCGGGGTGCGCCATTCGATCGAGAAGCCGCGCGAGTATCTCGACAGCAACATCACCGGCACCTTCGAGCTGCTCGAGGCGGCGCGGGCCTATCCGCCGAGGCACATGCTGATCGCCTCGACCTCCTCGGCCTACGGGTCGAACACCGAGATGCCCTATCTCGAGACGATGAAGACGGACCACCAGATGTCCTTCTACGCGGCGACGAAGAAGGCGACGGAGAGCATGGCGCACAGCTATGCGCATCTTTACGATCTGCCGACCACCATGTTCCGCTTCTTCACCGTCTACGGCCCCTGGGGCCGGCCGGACATGGCGCTTTTCAAGTTCACCAAGGCCATCCTCGAAGGCGCGCCGATCGACGTCTACAACCACGGCGACATGATGCGCGACTTCACCTTCGTCGACGACCTGGTCGCGGCACTGCACCGCCTCGCCCCGGTTGCCCCGCAGCGCGGCGCGCCAGCCGGACCGGAGGACAGCCTCTCGCCGGTCGCGCCCTGGCGGGTGGTGAACATCGGCAACGGCAGCCCGGTGAAGCTCGGCGAGTTCATCGAGGCGATCGAGGCGGCCACCGGCCTTCCGGCCAAGCGCAACCTCTTGCCGATGCAGCCCGGCGACGTGCCGGCGACCTGGGCGGGAACCACGCTTCTGGCGCGGCTCGCGGGCGAGTCGCAGTACACGCCGGTCGGCGAGGGCGTGCGCCGCTTCGTCGAGTGGTACCGCGGCTACTACGGTGTCTGA
- a CDS encoding DMT family transporter: MAIAPCEDRTGFGLMLMALAVIGFTCIDTSAKWLLQHGIPALQVVWCRYAGHLVLVLMTFLPREGAALLRTAHPWKQTFRAAGLFGSTMLNFLALAYLPITVTTTIMFAGPIVVTLLAIPLLGEKVGPHRIGAVCVGFLGVLVVMQPWGADFHPAMLLSMGALCCAAVYFILTRQLAGVESNATSQVWGGALPTLLLAPVVLPDWQAPESAGTGAMLAVIGVFGAVAHLLATAAHRYAGASVLAPMVYLQLMSAAAAGLLVFGTWPTVWTLVGAMIIIGAGLYIWHRERQRGVPHSKIPPRL; this comes from the coding sequence ATGGCGATTGCCCCCTGCGAAGACCGGACGGGTTTCGGCCTGATGCTGATGGCGCTGGCCGTCATCGGGTTCACCTGCATCGACACATCGGCGAAATGGCTGCTGCAGCACGGCATCCCGGCGCTGCAGGTGGTCTGGTGCCGCTATGCCGGGCACCTGGTGCTGGTGCTGATGACCTTCCTCCCGCGCGAGGGGGCCGCGCTGCTGCGCACCGCGCACCCCTGGAAACAGACCTTCCGCGCCGCCGGTCTCTTCGGCAGCACGATGCTCAACTTCCTTGCACTTGCCTACCTGCCGATCACCGTGACCACGACGATCATGTTCGCCGGGCCGATCGTGGTCACCCTGCTGGCGATCCCCCTGCTGGGCGAAAAGGTCGGCCCGCATCGCATCGGCGCCGTCTGCGTGGGTTTCCTGGGGGTGCTGGTGGTGATGCAGCCCTGGGGGGCGGACTTCCACCCCGCCATGCTGCTGTCGATGGGCGCGCTGTGCTGCGCGGCGGTCTATTTCATCCTCACCCGGCAGCTCGCCGGCGTCGAAAGCAACGCCACCTCGCAGGTCTGGGGCGGCGCGCTGCCGACGCTGCTGCTGGCGCCCGTCGTGCTGCCGGACTGGCAGGCGCCCGAGAGCGCCGGCACCGGCGCGATGCTGGCGGTGATCGGCGTCTTCGGGGCGGTGGCGCACCTGCTGGCCACCGCGGCGCACCGCTATGCGGGTGCCTCGGTGCTGGCGCCCATGGTCTACCTGCAGCTGATGAGCGCGGCGGCGGCGGGGTTGCTGGTCTTCGGCACCTGGCCGACGGTCTGGACGCTGGTCGGCGCGATGATCATCATCGGCGCGGGGCTTTACATCTGGCACCGCGAACGCCAGCGCGGCGTGCCGCATTCGAAAATCCCGCCGCGGCTCTGA
- a CDS encoding UxaA family hydrolase, which translates to MKTVRLSEHDNVVTAVVPLEVGDEGATTLIPRGHKMAIGDIPKGAAVRKYAQIIGYAAEDIPAGAHIHTHNLEFRNVEADYEFGTNLRPVPPAETQDSFMGYRRSTGRVGTRNYLAILTSVNCSATAARMIAQHFTPEKLAAYPNVDGVVAFVHGTGCAMGGDGTGFEFLQRVLWGYARNPNVGGVLMAGLGCEVMQIDWLVQAYGLEPGPLFQKMNIQDEGGLRKTVEHGIAQVEKMLPEVNKATRTPCPASELMVALQCGGSDAWSGITANPAVGYACDLLVAQGGTGVLAETPEIYGAEHLLTARAATPEVGHKLIDLIHWWEDYTARNHGSMDNNPSPGNKKGGLTTILEKSLGAAAKGGTTPLNGVYKYAEQVTAKGFTFMDSPGYDPASVTGQIASGCNLVCFTTGRGSAFGAKPSPSMKVASNNELFQRQTEDMDVNAGRILTEGATIEEVGREIYEMWLRMASGEQSKSEALGLGDYEFVPWQVGAVM; encoded by the coding sequence ATGAAAACCGTCCGCCTCTCCGAACATGACAACGTCGTCACCGCAGTCGTCCCGCTGGAAGTGGGCGACGAGGGCGCAACCACGCTGATCCCGCGCGGCCACAAGATGGCGATCGGCGACATCCCCAAGGGCGCGGCCGTGCGCAAATACGCCCAGATCATCGGCTATGCCGCCGAGGACATCCCGGCAGGCGCGCATATCCACACCCACAACCTCGAGTTCCGCAATGTCGAGGCCGACTACGAGTTCGGCACCAACCTGCGCCCCGTGCCGCCTGCCGAGACGCAGGACAGCTTCATGGGCTACCGCCGCTCGACCGGACGGGTTGGCACGCGCAACTATCTCGCCATTCTGACCTCGGTGAACTGCTCGGCCACCGCCGCGCGGATGATCGCCCAGCATTTCACCCCCGAGAAGCTTGCCGCCTATCCCAACGTCGACGGCGTCGTCGCCTTCGTGCATGGCACCGGCTGCGCCATGGGCGGCGACGGCACCGGCTTTGAATTCCTGCAGCGGGTGCTCTGGGGCTACGCGCGCAACCCCAATGTCGGCGGCGTGCTGATGGCGGGCCTTGGATGCGAGGTCATGCAGATCGACTGGCTGGTGCAGGCCTACGGGCTCGAGCCCGGTCCGCTGTTCCAGAAGATGAACATCCAGGACGAGGGCGGGCTGCGCAAGACGGTCGAGCATGGCATCGCGCAGGTCGAGAAGATGCTGCCCGAGGTCAACAAGGCCACCCGCACCCCCTGCCCCGCCTCCGAGCTGATGGTCGCCCTGCAATGCGGCGGCTCGGACGCCTGGTCCGGCATCACCGCCAACCCGGCCGTCGGCTACGCCTGCGATCTTCTGGTCGCGCAGGGCGGCACCGGCGTGCTTGCCGAAACCCCCGAGATCTACGGCGCCGAGCACCTTCTGACAGCCCGCGCCGCCACGCCGGAGGTGGGCCACAAGCTGATCGACCTGATCCACTGGTGGGAGGACTACACCGCGCGCAACCACGGCTCGATGGACAACAATCCCTCGCCCGGCAATAAGAAGGGCGGGCTGACGACAATCCTCGAGAAGTCCCTCGGCGCGGCGGCCAAGGGCGGCACGACGCCGCTGAACGGCGTCTACAAATATGCCGAGCAGGTCACCGCGAAGGGCTTCACCTTCATGGACAGCCCCGGCTACGACCCGGCGTCGGTCACCGGCCAGATCGCCTCGGGCTGCAACCTCGTGTGCTTCACCACCGGGCGCGGCTCGGCCTTCGGCGCAAAGCCCTCGCCCTCGATGAAGGTCGCCTCGAACAACGAGCTCTTCCAGCGCCAGACCGAGGACATGGACGTCAACGCCGGGCGCATCCTCACCGAGGGAGCGACGATCGAGGAAGTGGGCCGCGAGATCTACGAGATGTGGCTCCGCATGGCCTCTGGCGAGCAGAGCAAATCCGAGGCGCTGGGGCTCGGCGACTACGAGTTTGTCCCCTGGCAGGTCGGCGCGGTAATGTGA
- a CDS encoding TRAP transporter large permease yields MVDIGTLSLILLLGMFALLAIGMPLGFASAFLAVATLVMKFGPDLLFGRFGMGPFAVLGQAVYRQMVNYVLISVPLFIFMASLLERSGIARDMYSSLNVWLSRTRGGIAFVTSIMAVIMAAMSGIIGGEVVLLGLIALPQMLRLGYNQNLAIGTICASGSLGTMIPPSIVLIFYGLVTETSIKALFTASFLPGFMLASFFMIYIFIRTRMNPEEAPLPPADPDAPAGGEKALMFLGFLSRFGMWIVAALTLRALFFTVTGANTVTEGVDPIPLGMVSDIPWLVGALVVFAIVVFFIVGRERTAIGWQMGKGLIAPTVVIGVVLGSIYGGITGITEAAGMGVVAVFVIGLIRREMNFEVVWDAVMRTLKSTGTIIWVTIGAAALAAAYTLAGGPTYVANMIVGSDLPTMGIILVMMFIFLIMGMFMDWVGIVLLIMPVFLPIVMRLPAEEIGWLGHVDSSYVGIWFGVVFCMNMQVSFLSPPFGPAAFYLKSVAPAHISLTDIFRGFLPFIGLQLLALLVLLAWPPIVTLFL; encoded by the coding sequence ATGGTGGATATCGGCACACTCAGCCTGATCCTGTTGCTGGGCATGTTTGCCCTGCTGGCGATCGGGATGCCGCTGGGCTTCGCCTCCGCCTTCCTGGCGGTCGCGACGCTCGTGATGAAATTCGGCCCCGACCTGTTGTTCGGGCGCTTCGGCATGGGGCCCTTCGCGGTGCTCGGCCAAGCAGTCTACCGCCAGATGGTGAACTACGTTCTCATATCGGTGCCACTGTTCATATTCATGGCCTCGCTACTCGAACGCTCCGGCATCGCCCGGGACATGTACAGCTCGCTCAATGTGTGGCTGTCGCGCACCCGGGGCGGGATCGCATTCGTGACCTCGATCATGGCCGTCATCATGGCCGCCATGTCCGGGATCATCGGCGGCGAGGTCGTACTTCTGGGCCTCATCGCCCTGCCGCAGATGCTGCGGCTCGGCTACAACCAGAACCTCGCCATCGGCACGATCTGCGCGTCTGGCTCGCTCGGCACGATGATCCCGCCGTCGATCGTGCTGATCTTCTACGGGCTGGTCACCGAGACCTCGATCAAGGCGCTGTTCACCGCGTCCTTCCTGCCGGGCTTCATGCTGGCCTCGTTCTTCATGATCTACATCTTCATCCGCACCCGGATGAATCCTGAAGAGGCCCCCCTGCCCCCGGCAGACCCCGACGCCCCGGCGGGCGGCGAGAAGGCCCTCATGTTCCTCGGCTTCCTGTCGCGCTTCGGCATGTGGATCGTGGCCGCGCTCACCCTGCGCGCGCTGTTCTTCACCGTGACCGGCGCCAACACGGTGACCGAGGGCGTGGACCCGATCCCGCTCGGCATGGTGTCGGACATCCCTTGGCTGGTCGGCGCGCTGGTGGTCTTTGCCATCGTGGTCTTCTTCATCGTCGGCCGAGAGCGCACCGCCATCGGCTGGCAGATGGGCAAGGGGCTGATTGCCCCCACCGTGGTGATCGGCGTCGTCCTGGGCTCGATCTACGGCGGCATCACCGGCATCACCGAGGCCGCGGGCATGGGCGTGGTGGCGGTCTTCGTCATCGGCCTCATCCGCCGCGAGATGAACTTCGAGGTGGTCTGGGATGCGGTCATGCGCACGCTCAAGTCGACTGGAACGATCATCTGGGTGACCATCGGCGCGGCAGCCCTCGCGGCGGCCTACACGCTGGCGGGCGGCCCGACCTACGTAGCCAACATGATCGTCGGCTCGGACCTGCCCACCATGGGCATCATCCTGGTGATGATGTTCATCTTCCTCATCATGGGGATGTTCATGGACTGGGTCGGCATCGTGCTGCTGATCATGCCGGTGTTCCTGCCCATCGTGATGCGTCTGCCCGCCGAAGAGATCGGCTGGCTCGGCCATGTCGACAGCAGCTATGTCGGCATCTGGTTCGGCGTGGTCTTTTGCATGAACATGCAGGTCAGCTTCCTGTCGCCGCCCTTCGGCCCCGCGGCCTTCTACCTGAAGTCCGTCGCCCCGGCGCATATCTCTCTGACCGACATCTTCCGCGGTTTCCTGCCCTTCATCGGTCTGCAGCTGCTGGCGCTGCTGGTGCTGCTGGCCTGGCCGCCGATCGTCACGCTGTTCCTGTAA
- a CDS encoding TRAP transporter small permease subunit produces the protein MSHESLWLGALRGPVRLLAMVSTGLALAVFAWLVLGQFTSAEPIGMYEMLRPEGRPLVSVMLWSLFAALIFSSLYLSDRRGSIEIAPTGPLDILSLVLSRLSMIGIIAVVLVMFYEVVARYVFEKPTLWANELSLWIASFLFLLAGLYAMQQRSHIRIYIIYDMFPRWLQKLADVISVSLIWVFFLCLFWGGYNEAMQKLGRMETFGTAWDPPLPATLKIGLIIIIGLVALQALSNLIADWNKAPEHHSPADEIDEVEIENIRRTLED, from the coding sequence ATGTCCCATGAAAGCCTCTGGCTCGGCGCGCTGCGCGGACCGGTCCGCCTGCTGGCGATGGTCAGCACCGGGCTGGCGCTGGCCGTCTTCGCCTGGCTCGTGCTCGGCCAGTTCACCTCGGCAGAACCGATCGGCATGTACGAAATGCTCCGCCCCGAGGGTCGGCCGCTGGTGTCGGTGATGCTCTGGTCGCTCTTCGCCGCCCTGATCTTCAGCTCGCTCTACCTGTCCGACCGGCGCGGCTCGATCGAGATCGCGCCCACCGGGCCGCTCGACATCCTGTCGCTGGTGCTCTCGCGCCTGTCGATGATCGGCATCATCGCGGTGGTGCTGGTGATGTTCTACGAGGTCGTGGCGCGTTACGTCTTCGAAAAGCCCACGCTCTGGGCCAACGAGCTGTCGCTGTGGATCGCGTCCTTCCTGTTCCTGCTCGCCGGTCTCTACGCCATGCAGCAGCGCAGCCACATCCGCATCTACATCATCTACGACATGTTCCCGCGCTGGCTGCAGAAGCTGGCCGACGTGATCTCGGTCTCGCTGATCTGGGTCTTCTTCCTGTGCCTGTTCTGGGGTGGCTACAACGAGGCCATGCAAAAGCTCGGCCGCATGGAGACCTTCGGCACCGCCTGGGATCCGCCCCTGCCGGCAACGCTCAAGATCGGGCTCATCATCATCATTGGCCTCGTGGCCCTGCAGGCGCTGTCCAACCTCATCGCCGACTGGAACAAGGCCCCCGAACACCATTCGCCTGCGGACGAGATCGACGAAGTCGAGATCGAGAATATCCGCCGCACGCTGGAGGACTGA